A single genomic interval of Phycisphaeraceae bacterium harbors:
- the sthA gene encoding Si-specific NAD(P)(+) transhydrogenase — protein sequence MSALYEYDLICIGSGPAAIRAAIQAAKLGRRAAVVEKARMLGGSCLRTGTIPSKTFREAVRTMTADTIARSMHATGLQRVRPTMPQLVARVQEVIETEATTTRAMLDRNDVTVIPGMASFIDAHTLRIEATDATRVLQAAHVLIATGSRAILPPGVRCDGETIFSSDNILEMRELPHSMTVMGAGVIGIEFASMFAAAGVLVTLVDKVDRPLGFVDRELIDELMHQLRALRVTFRMNEEVDQVEVTEASPRRAAVVTRSGKRIVSDVILISAGRVGNVENLELEAVGIQADDRGRLKVDEHYRTDVPTIYAAGDVIGFPGLAATSYEQGRLAACHMFGERSEPMGEHYPYGIYAIPEISMVGATEEQLTKACVPYEIGVARYGEIARGLIRGADAGVLKLIFHRDTRQLLGVHCIGEQATELIHIGQAVLRLGGGLDYFLQTVFNYPTFAECYKTAALNAHNRLRLSASASPARDTSAPVARPAPEAR from the coding sequence ATGAGCGCGCTCTACGAATATGACCTGATCTGCATCGGAAGCGGTCCCGCAGCCATCCGCGCGGCCATTCAGGCCGCGAAGCTCGGCCGACGCGCGGCGGTGGTCGAGAAGGCCCGCATGCTGGGAGGTTCCTGCCTTCGCACCGGCACCATTCCGAGCAAGACCTTCCGCGAAGCGGTTCGCACGATGACCGCTGACACGATCGCGAGGTCCATGCACGCCACCGGGCTTCAGCGTGTGCGTCCCACGATGCCGCAGCTCGTGGCGCGCGTGCAGGAAGTGATCGAGACCGAGGCGACCACGACGCGCGCCATGCTTGATCGCAACGATGTCACGGTGATTCCGGGCATGGCCTCGTTCATTGATGCGCACACGCTTCGCATTGAAGCGACCGATGCCACTCGGGTTCTCCAGGCGGCTCATGTGCTGATCGCCACCGGGAGCCGCGCGATTCTCCCGCCCGGGGTCCGCTGCGATGGCGAGACGATCTTCTCAAGCGACAACATTCTGGAGATGCGCGAGCTCCCGCACTCCATGACCGTCATGGGCGCCGGCGTCATCGGGATCGAGTTCGCCTCGATGTTCGCCGCCGCCGGAGTCCTGGTGACGCTCGTCGACAAGGTCGATCGTCCTCTCGGTTTCGTCGACCGAGAGCTGATCGACGAACTGATGCATCAACTCCGCGCGCTGCGCGTCACCTTCCGCATGAACGAGGAGGTCGACCAGGTCGAGGTCACGGAGGCTTCACCGCGCCGGGCCGCCGTCGTCACCCGCAGCGGCAAGCGGATCGTGAGCGATGTGATCCTGATCTCCGCGGGTCGCGTGGGCAATGTCGAGAACCTGGAGCTCGAGGCAGTCGGCATTCAGGCGGACGATCGCGGGCGCCTGAAGGTCGACGAGCACTACCGCACGGATGTGCCGACCATCTACGCCGCAGGCGATGTGATCGGGTTTCCGGGCTTGGCGGCCACCAGCTACGAACAGGGGCGTCTGGCCGCGTGCCACATGTTCGGCGAGCGCAGTGAGCCGATGGGCGAACACTACCCGTACGGCATCTACGCCATTCCCGAGATCTCGATGGTCGGCGCCACGGAAGAGCAGCTCACGAAAGCGTGCGTCCCCTACGAGATCGGTGTTGCCCGTTACGGCGAGATTGCGCGCGGCCTCATTCGAGGAGCGGATGCCGGGGTGCTGAAGCTCATCTTTCATCGCGACACTCGACAACTGCTCGGCGTGCATTGCATCGGTGAGCAGGCGACGGAGCTGATCCACATTGGCCAGGCGGTGCTTCGCCTCGGTGGTGGTCTCGATTACTTCCTGCAGACGGTCTTCAACTATCCGACCTTCGCCGAGTGCTACAAGACTGCCGCGCTCAATGCCCACAATCGCTTGCGGCTCTCCGCGAGTGCGTCCCCAGCGCGTGACACCTCCGCCCCCGTGGCACGCCCGGCGCCCGAAGCACGGTGA
- a CDS encoding low molecular weight phosphotyrosine protein phosphatase: MAARIRVLFICLGNICRSPVAAAVLQHRLREVGADPFVEVSSAGLGGWHAGERPDERAREVAARHGIPMVSRARQVEPDEFARTHLIICMDEQNRRGLARMGAPAERVQLLKSFSATPIGATMEVDDPYPHGPEAFDLMFKEIMIAVDALVEHLVREHELPCRANAGAKRANRAEGKDDGD, from the coding sequence ATGGCCGCCAGGATTCGAGTTCTCTTCATCTGCTTGGGCAACATCTGCCGGAGTCCTGTCGCGGCGGCGGTCCTTCAGCATCGACTTCGCGAGGTGGGGGCCGACCCGTTCGTGGAAGTCTCCAGCGCGGGGCTCGGGGGTTGGCATGCCGGCGAACGACCCGATGAGCGGGCGCGCGAGGTGGCGGCCCGACACGGCATTCCGATGGTGTCTCGTGCGCGGCAGGTGGAGCCCGATGAGTTCGCGCGCACGCATCTGATCATCTGCATGGATGAACAGAACCGGAGAGGTTTGGCGAGGATGGGTGCGCCGGCCGAACGAGTGCAGCTTCTCAAGAGCTTCTCGGCGACACCGATCGGCGCAACGATGGAAGTCGACGATCCTTACCCGCACGGTCCGGAAGCCTTCGATCTGATGTTCAAGGAGATCATGATCGCGGTCGACGCGCTTGTCGAGCATCTCGTACGCGAACACGAGCTGCCATGTCGGGCGAACGCCGGGGCGAAGCGCGCGAACCGCGCCGAAGGGAAGGACGATGGAGATTGA